The following proteins are co-located in the Pirellulales bacterium genome:
- a CDS encoding antibiotic biosynthesis monooxygenase: protein MITVGMNYVVIEGKQADFEEKFAAVIDALNAAPGHASSTLWKDVANGASYLITSEWNDEQAFRDFVTSDAFRAVTNWGKEQILAGRPSHKVYKS from the coding sequence ATGATCACCGTCGGCATGAATTACGTCGTCATCGAGGGCAAGCAGGCCGACTTCGAGGAGAAGTTCGCCGCGGTCATCGACGCCCTGAACGCCGCCCCCGGGCACGCCAGCTCGACGCTGTGGAAAGACGTCGCCAACGGCGCCAGCTACCTGATCACCAGCGAATGGAACGACGAACAAGCGTTCCGCGACTTCGTCACCAGCGACGCCTTCCGCGCCGTCACCAACTGGGGCAAGGAACAAATCCTCGCCGGAAGGCCGAGCCACAAGGTGTACAAGAGCTGA